Sequence from the Janthinobacterium lividum genome:
AAAGTGGAAATGCCGCATCCCACGGCGGGCACGGTGGCGCTGGTGGCCAATCCCGTGCGCCTGTCGGCTTCGCCGGTGCAATACCGCTTGCCGCCGCCATTGCTGGGGCAGCATACGGACGAAGTGCTGCAGCAGTGGCTGGGGTTGGACAGTGCGGAGATTGACCGCTTGCGCGAACGCAAGGTCGTGTAAATGTTGGGTATGTCGGATTACGCGCTTGCGCGCTAATCCGACCTACTTCAATACCAGCTTCAACGCCGGCTTCTCGCCATAATCGTCATAGCGCTCATTGATGCCGGCGATACAGAACGTGATTTCTTCCAGCAAGTCCGGCACTTGCGCCTTCATTGCTTCCGCATCCTGCACAACAATGTCGAGCACTTCGTTCGGTTTCAAACGGAACTGCGTCATGTTTTCGTCATCGCGCAGATAGCTGAGGCAATCAACCCAGGCGTCCATGCTGTTGCCGTAGAACTCGGGGAAACCGAAGGCTTGCACGCATTGCGCGTGAAAGCTCGCTGCGTCGGTAATCTCTTTGCCGTTCAGTATTGCAGTGGCCATGGTCTTCCTCAGTTCTTCAGCGACAGCACATCCTGCATGTCGAACAGGCCGGTCGGCTTGTCGGCCAGGAAACGCGCGGCGCGCAAGGCGCCGTGGGCGTAGGTGACGCGGCTGCTCGACTTGTGGCTGATCTCGATGCGCTCGCCGATGCCGGCAAACAGCACCGTATGATCGCCGACGATATCGCCGCCGCGGATGGTGGCAAAGCCGATGGTCGACGGGTCGCGTTCGCCCGTCACGCCTTCGCGGCCGTACACGGCGCATTCCTTCAGGTCGCGGCCCAGGGCGCCGGCCACCACTTCACCCATTTGCAGGGCCGTGCCCGACGGCGCGTCGACCTTGAAGCGGTGATGCGCTTCGATGATTTCGATATCGTAGCCTTCGGACAGGCTTTTTGCGGCCAGTTCCAGCAGTTTCATGGTGACATTCACGCCCACGCTCATGTTCGGCGCGAACATGATGGCCGTCTTTTCGGCGGCAGCGGCAATGGCGGCCTTGCCCGCGTCATCGAAACCGGTGGTGCCGATGATCATCTTGATGCCGTGCTCGGCGCAGTAGGCCAGGTGCTGCAAAGTGCCTTCGGGGCGCGTGAAGTCGATCAGGTAATCGGCGCCGGCCAGGCCGATGGCCAGGTCGGATGCGATCAGCACGCCGGCAGGCTTGCCGAGAAAGGCGGCAGCATCCTGGCCGACGGAAGGCGATCCGGCGCGGTCGAGGGCGCCAGCCAGCACGGCGTCGGGCGCATTGCTGACCGCTTCAATCAGGATATGGCCCATGCGGCCGCTGGCGCCAGCGATGGCGATTTTCAGTTCAGTCATTTTATTCTCTTACAGCAACTTATTTGGTGGGTTCGGCGGCAGGTGCAGGTGCAGGTGCAGGCTCGGCGGCAGGTGCAGGCGTCACTTCCGGCTTACTCACGGGAATGGCGGGCGCGGCATCGGCCGGCACCGGCACGGCGCTTGGCGCCACGGGCGATGGCACGGCGGCGGCAGGCACGTCAGCCTTGGCAACCTTGGCGAACGGCGACGGGCCGGCGATACGGTCGATGTATTCTTTCTCCGTCGGCAAGTTGCCGCCTTCGAAACGTTCAACCTTGCCATCCTTGCCGAAGTACACGACCACGCGGCTGCTGGTGGTTTCGCCACTGCCCCGGGCCAGGCGGAATGGATAATCCCAGCGGTCGGCATGGAAGATATCGGTCAGCAGCGAGGTGCCGAGGACGAAACGCACCTGGTCGCGCGTCATGCCCACTTTCAACTGGGCCAGCATCTCTTCGGAGACAAAGTTGCCTTGTTGAATGTCAGGACGGTAGGGCGAGAAAAACCACATGAATTTTTGCAGCGGCGTAATGGTGGTCGTTTGTGCGCCCTGTTCGGGGACCAGTTCCTTGCCTTCTTTTTGAGCAGCCGCCGGCTTTTCGCCAAGGATGCCACGGCTGGCGCAGCCGGACATGGCCAGCGCGACACAGACCATGCCTGCCACGACTGGTGCTCGAAATGAAATACGGTGCCAGAGAGATGGCAATACAGCCGGTGTTACGCGCATAAATGACCTCAATTGGATGAACAAAACGCCAGGAGTGACCGGCCCGCCAAAAAATGCATATTTTGGCACTCCCCGACAAAACGCTATATGATAAAGCACCTGACCCACATACGAGCAACAAACATGAGTAACAATCCTAGTGATCTCAAGGCAAGCGGCCTGAAAGCCACCCTGCCACGGCTGAAGATACTCGATATCTTCCAGAGTAGCCCGGTACGCCACCTGACCGCGGAAGACGTCTACAAGATTCTGCTGGCCGACAATATGGATGTCGGCTTGGCAACTGTCTACCGCGTCCTGACGCAATTCGAACAGGCAGGCTTGCTCAACCGCAACCATTTTGAAACCGGCAAGGCGATTTTCGAACTCAACGAAGGTTCCCACCACGACCACCTGGTGTGCCTCGACTGTGGCCGGGTCGAAGAATTCTTCGACGAAGACATCGAAGTGCGCCAGCAAAAGGTAGCCGAAGAGCGCGGCTTCAAGATCGCCGAACACGCCTTGGCCATCTATGGCAACTGCATCAAGACGGCTTGCCCGCACAAAACCGCCTGACCACAGCTGGCCGCTCCCACGGGGCGGCTGGCGCGCCAGGCAGTACGATCAATGATGGCTGAGCGCGCTTGACAGCAACTTGGCCGTGATATCGACAATCGGGATGACGCGCTCGTAGGCCATGCGCGTCGGTCCGATCACTCCCAGCGTGCCCACGATCTTGCCGTTGACTTCATACGGCGCCGTCACCACGCTCATCTCATCCATCGGCACCAGGTTCGATTCGCCGCCGATGAATATCTGCACGCCCGTCGCCTTGCTCGATACATCGAGCAGCTGCATCAAACCTGTTTTTTGCTCGAACATGTCGAACATCTGACGCAGCGAATGCATATTCGATGACAGATCACTCACGCTGAGCAAGTTGCGCTCGCCGGAAATCACCATGTCATCGCTATGGTCGGCCATCGCTTCGCTGCCCGCTTCCACGGCCGCCTGCATCAGGCTGCCCATATCGTCGCGCAACTGGCGCAATTCACCCTGCAGGCGCACGCGCACGGCATCGAATGACAGGCCGCCATAATTCTGGTTGATGTAATTGGCCGATTGCACCAGTTGCGCCGGCGTATAGTCGGCCTCCGTCAGCAATAAACGGTTCTGCACGTCGCCGCCGGGAGCGACGATGACGAGCAGGATGCGTTTTTCGGACAGGCGCAGGAATTCGATTTGCTGGAATACGGATTCGCGGCGCGGAGTGAGCACGACGCCGGCAAACTGCGACAGCGACGACAGCATCTGCGCCGCGTTGGCGATGGTTTTTTGCGGTTGCGGCGTCTGCAGGCGCATGCGCGACTCCACCAGATGCTCGTCCAGGTGCCGGACGGTCAGCAAGGTATCGACAAAGATGCGGTAGCCGCGCGGCGTGGGGATGCGTCCGGCCGAGGTGTGAGGGCTGGACACATAACCGAGCTCTTCCAGGTCGGCCATGATGTTGCGGATCGTGGCCGGCGACAGGTCCAGGCCGGAAATTTTCGACAAGGCGCGCGAACCGACCGGCAGGCCGTCGGCGATATATCGCTCGACCAGGGCTTTCAGCAGTGTTTGGGCACGTGTATCGAGTTGCATGGTGTTTTATTTAAGCAAGTATGTTGTTAAGCAAGCGGCAACGAAAGCGGCCGAACGTGCATCAACAGCGCCTATTATGCACGTTCGCCCGCCCGGCGGCGATCAATCTTCCAGTTGCCCCTGCAGCCACAGCAGCAATTCATCGAAGTTGGCGCAGATGGCGTCGGGCTGCACGCCGGCGGCCAGATGCGCGTCGCTGCCCTTGCGGTTCATCCACACGGCGCGCATGCCCGCCCCTTGCGCTCCCGTGACGTCGAAATACAAGTCGTCGCCGACATACACGGCCTCATGCGGCGCCACGCCCAGCGCGGCGCAAGCGGCCAGGAAGATGCTCGCGTCAGGCTTGGCCACGCCGAAATCGCTGGCGGCGATGGAGACTTTAAAATGCTGTGCCAGGCCGATAATGTCAAGGTCCGCATTGCCATTCGAAATCGAGCCGACCAGCATGCGCTGGCCCATCCAGGCAAGGCCAGGCAAGACGTCGTCATACGGCTGGACGCGATGGCGCGCAGCCAGGAACTGCGCGATGGCGCCATCGACCAGGACAGGATCCTCGCCGGCCGCCTCGAAGGCGGCCAGCAAGCCCGCGCGGCGCAACTCGATCAGGTTGCCATGGAAATGCGGTTGTTCATGGAGCATGGCCAGGCGGTGCTGGCGCAGCACCTCGATGGA
This genomic interval carries:
- a CDS encoding barstar family protein; amino-acid sequence: MATAILNGKEITDAASFHAQCVQAFGFPEFYGNSMDAWVDCLSYLRDDENMTQFRLKPNEVLDIVVQDAEAMKAQVPDLLEEITFCIAGINERYDDYGEKPALKLVLK
- the dapB gene encoding 4-hydroxy-tetrahydrodipicolinate reductase, whose product is MTELKIAIAGASGRMGHILIEAVSNAPDAVLAGALDRAGSPSVGQDAAAFLGKPAGVLIASDLAIGLAGADYLIDFTRPEGTLQHLAYCAEHGIKMIIGTTGFDDAGKAAIAAAAEKTAIMFAPNMSVGVNVTMKLLELAAKSLSEGYDIEIIEAHHRFKVDAPSGTALQMGEVVAGALGRDLKECAVYGREGVTGERDPSTIGFATIRGGDIVGDHTVLFAGIGERIEISHKSSSRVTYAHGALRAARFLADKPTGLFDMQDVLSLKN
- a CDS encoding outer membrane protein assembly factor BamE; its protein translation is MVCVALAMSGCASRGILGEKPAAAQKEGKELVPEQGAQTTTITPLQKFMWFFSPYRPDIQQGNFVSEEMLAQLKVGMTRDQVRFVLGTSLLTDIFHADRWDYPFRLARGSGETTSSRVVVYFGKDGKVERFEGGNLPTEKEYIDRIAGPSPFAKVAKADVPAAAVPSPVAPSAVPVPADAAPAIPVSKPEVTPAPAAEPAPAPAPAAEPTK
- the fur gene encoding ferric iron uptake transcriptional regulator, whose translation is MSNNPSDLKASGLKATLPRLKILDIFQSSPVRHLTAEDVYKILLADNMDVGLATVYRVLTQFEQAGLLNRNHFETGKAIFELNEGSHHDHLVCLDCGRVEEFFDEDIEVRQQKVAEERGFKIAEHALAIYGNCIKTACPHKTA
- the hrcA gene encoding heat-inducible transcriptional repressor HrcA, encoding MQLDTRAQTLLKALVERYIADGLPVGSRALSKISGLDLSPATIRNIMADLEELGYVSSPHTSAGRIPTPRGYRIFVDTLLTVRHLDEHLVESRMRLQTPQPQKTIANAAQMLSSLSQFAGVVLTPRRESVFQQIEFLRLSEKRILLVIVAPGGDVQNRLLLTEADYTPAQLVQSANYINQNYGGLSFDAVRVRLQGELRQLRDDMGSLMQAAVEAGSEAMADHSDDMVISGERNLLSVSDLSSNMHSLRQMFDMFEQKTGLMQLLDVSSKATGVQIFIGGESNLVPMDEMSVVTAPYEVNGKIVGTLGVIGPTRMAYERVIPIVDITAKLLSSALSHH
- a CDS encoding HAD family hydrolase, with translation MSLAPVKPAVPPKAILFDLDDTLWPIAPVIAAAETLLHDWLATHAPKVAQQFSIEVLRQHRLAMLHEQPHFHGNLIELRRAGLLAAFEAAGEDPVLVDGAIAQFLAARHRVQPYDDVLPGLAWMGQRMLVGSISNGNADLDIIGLAQHFKVSIAASDFGVAKPDASIFLAACAALGVAPHEAVYVGDDLYFDVTGAQGAGMRAVWMNRKGSDAHLAAGVQPDAICANFDELLLWLQGQLED